The Henckelia pumila isolate YLH828 chromosome 2, ASM3356847v2, whole genome shotgun sequence genome includes a window with the following:
- the LOC140878989 gene encoding putative late blight resistance protein homolog R1A-3 has protein sequence MDDVWDTKVWDDVKRFFPDDGNGSRIVLTTRSKNVGDYASSTGCLHDMSFLSYSESWNLFHEKVFRGECCRPRLEGIGLEIIRNCIGLPLSIVVIGGLISMDKTVNYVIRRSKLIKLWIAEGFIKPNDESKSLEEIAEKCLEDLLSRSLIMVLELGHCSKVKTYKIHDLLRDFCIAEVQKEKFFHLINRDTPRQPEGIRNERRVSILPLTPFKSSEHIPNSNELPFPTRSLLLYHQDAHIIISENSFELLRVLDMESGVRLLEFPMELPLEVWAMPHLRHVQIRNIDCRLPDPPYSRVEKLRVIYDVKSEDWSQFHLSNIVCLNELESLHIKSYSNIAFPPNFKFPAALKKLTLSGCRLRSEDLNMVGSFPNLEVLKLHHDAFRKSSVGTK, from the exons ATGGATGACGTGTGGGATACAAAGGTGTGGGATGATGTCAAGAGGTTTTTTCCGGATGATGGTAATGGTAGTCGAATTGTTTTGACAACTCGGTCAAAAAATGTTGGAGATTATGCATCCTCTACCGGTTGTCTTCATGACATGAGTTTTCTTAGTTATAGTGAGAGTTGGAATTTGTTTCATGAAAAGGTGTTCAGAGGAGAATGTTGTCGTCCGCGTTTGGAGGGAATTGGCCTGGAGATTATAAGAAATTGCATAGGCCTTCCACTCTCAATAGTTGTCATTGGTGGTCTCATTTCCATGGACAAGACTGTTA ATTATGTCATCCGAAGATCCAAACTTATCAAGTTATGGATTGCAGAGGGATTCATAAAGCCAAATGATGAGTCAAAGAGCTTGGAAGAAATTGCAGAGAAATGTTTGGAAGATCTTTTGAGTAGAAGTCTGATTATGGTTCTTGAGCTGGGGCATTGTAGCAAAGTTAAAACATACAAAATCCATGATCTTTTGAGAGATTTTTGCATAGCAGAAGTTCAAAAAGAGAAGTTCTTTCATCTCATCAACAGGGATACCCCTCGTCAACCTGAAGGCATAAGAAATGAGCGTCGTGTTAGCATCCTGCCACTGACTCCTTTCAAATCCAGTGAGCATATTCCTAACTCAAATGAACTACCTTTTCCGACCCGATCACTTCTGTTGTATCATCAAGATGCCCATATAATTATAAGTGAGAATAGTTTTGAACTGCTTAGAGTATTAGATATGGAATCTGGAGTAAGGTTACTTGAGTTTCCAATGGAG TTACCGCTAGAAGTATGGGCAATGCCACATTTAAGGCATGTACAGATCAGAAATATTGATTGTCGTTTACCGGATCCTCCATATTCAAGAGTTGAG AAACTGAGAGTCATTTATGATGTGAAATCTGAGGATTGGTCTCAATTCCATCTTAGTAATATTGTGTGCCTGAATGAACTGGAGTCATTGCACATCAAGTCTTACTCCAACATAGCATTTCCTCCAAACTTCAAGTTCCCAGCAGCACTCAAAAAGTTAACTTTGTCCGGCTGTCGCCTTCGTTCGGAAGATCTGAACATGGTTGGTTCGTTTCCCAATCTTGAAGTTCTCAAACTACATCACGACGCCTTTCGAAAGTCAAGTGTGGGAACCAAATGA